From Flavobacterium arcticum, the proteins below share one genomic window:
- a CDS encoding YeeE/YedE family protein translates to MSWIFEPWPWYISGPLITVTMAALLFAGKNFGMSSNLRTLCTMCGGGKTCEFFCFDWRSQRWNLIVMVGAVLGGFIAMNFLSNDTAVDINNDVVTQLQQMGFKSAGSSYAPSELFGNEAFSSVKTIILLLIGGFFVGFGARYAGGCTSGHAISGLSNLQLPSLIAVIGFFIGGLIMIHLLFPLIF, encoded by the coding sequence ATGAGTTGGATTTTTGAACCTTGGCCTTGGTATATATCTGGACCTTTAATTACAGTCACTATGGCTGCGCTTTTATTTGCAGGGAAAAACTTTGGGATGTCTTCAAATCTACGAACACTATGCACAATGTGTGGAGGAGGAAAAACATGCGAATTTTTCTGTTTTGATTGGCGTTCTCAACGCTGGAATCTTATCGTTATGGTGGGAGCTGTTTTAGGCGGGTTTATTGCTATGAATTTTTTATCGAATGACACTGCTGTTGATATTAATAATGATGTAGTTACCCAACTACAGCAAATGGGTTTTAAAAGTGCAGGTTCATCCTATGCGCCATCAGAGCTGTTTGGTAATGAAGCTTTCTCTTCAGTAAAAACAATTATATTATTACTTATAGGTGGCTTTTTTGTAGGGTTTGGTGCACGTTATGCTGGCGGGTGTACATCTGGGCATGCCATATCAGGACTCAGTAACCTACAACTACCTTCGCTAATAGCTGTTATTGGTTTCTTTATTGGCGGACTCATTATGATACACTTACTATTCCCTTTAATCTTTTAA
- a CDS encoding YeeE/YedE family protein: protein MKNIIFLIIGTFFGIVMFKSEASSWFRIYEMFQFKSFHMYGIIGSALVLGIVLVQIIKRKQLKHINGDSIVFVPKEKSFIRYMIGGIIFGLGWALAGACPGPMFTLLGAGYLPIIVVIVGAITGTWVYGLLKDKLPH, encoded by the coding sequence ATGAAAAATATAATTTTCCTTATAATAGGTACATTTTTTGGCATCGTAATGTTTAAATCAGAAGCATCTTCTTGGTTTCGCATTTACGAAATGTTTCAGTTTAAATCCTTTCACATGTATGGCATCATAGGCTCGGCTTTAGTATTAGGCATTGTTTTGGTACAAATTATTAAACGAAAACAGCTAAAACATATCAATGGCGATTCTATAGTGTTTGTTCCAAAAGAAAAGAGTTTTATAAGATATATGATCGGAGGAATCATATTTGGGCTAGGTTGGGCACTTGCTGGGGCTTGCCCAGGACCTATGTTTACATTACTAGGAGCTGGCTATTTACCTATAATTGTGGTAATAGTAGGCGCTATAACTGGAACATGGGTGTACGGACTGCTGAAAGACAAACTACCTCATTAA
- a CDS encoding Crp/Fnr family transcriptional regulator — MTEHLIKAYGSVFEPALIDEIVNTATLIDFKADDKLIEIGEYIQQMPLLIKGAIKILREDRDEGELLLYFLEKGDTCAMTLACCMGYTKSEIRAIAETEGSVAMIPVGKMEEWLGKYKSWRNFVFTSYNKRLSEMLTAIDNLAFMKMDERLMKYLKEKAKVNNSLIISNTHQEIAYELNTSRVVISRLLKAFENEGIIKLNRNTVELLK; from the coding sequence ATGACAGAACACCTTATTAAAGCTTATGGTTCAGTATTTGAACCCGCTCTTATAGACGAAATTGTTAATACTGCAACTCTCATTGATTTTAAAGCAGATGATAAGCTCATAGAGATAGGAGAATATATACAACAAATGCCACTTTTAATAAAAGGAGCTATAAAAATATTGCGTGAAGATCGAGATGAAGGTGAACTGTTATTGTATTTTCTTGAAAAAGGGGACACCTGCGCCATGACACTAGCCTGCTGCATGGGGTATACCAAAAGCGAAATACGCGCTATAGCCGAAACAGAGGGTAGTGTAGCAATGATTCCTGTAGGCAAAATGGAAGAATGGCTAGGTAAATATAAAAGCTGGCGCAACTTTGTTTTTACGAGTTATAATAAAAGACTTAGCGAAATGCTTACTGCTATAGACAATCTTGCTTTTATGAAAATGGACGAGCGCCTCATGAAGTATCTAAAAGAGAAAGCTAAAGTGAACAATTCTTTAATTATAAGTAATACACACCAAGAAATAGCCTACGAATTGAACACCTCAAGAGTTGTAATATCGCGATTATTAAAGGCTTTTGAAAACGAGGGAATCATTAAACTAAATCGTAATACTGTAGAGCTCTTAAAATAA
- a CDS encoding sulfite exporter TauE/SafE family protein, which translates to MDFLVLSGYFLALLVGISLGLIGSGGSILTVPILVYILGFDPVIATGYSLFVVGSTALVGGIRNAFYHNVKFNLVAIFGIPSLLTAYWVRAYIIPSLPDIIIKTDYGNVTKSLLLMLIFAIVMVTAAIKMIRSTSSTVVNNDFKVSNIKLIISGIGVGLLAGAVGAGGGFLIIPTLIFIAKLPIKKAVGTSLFIIAIQSLAGFVGDINAQIIDWAFLIPFTLASIIGIFIGIYASKKIEGHKLKTGFGYFVLVMGAYILIKELIIK; encoded by the coding sequence ATGGATTTTTTAGTTTTATCAGGTTATTTCCTTGCGCTTCTAGTTGGCATTTCTCTTGGACTTATAGGCAGTGGAGGTTCTATACTTACCGTGCCAATATTAGTATATATTTTGGGGTTTGATCCTGTTATAGCTACAGGTTACTCGCTTTTTGTAGTAGGTAGTACCGCTCTTGTAGGAGGAATTCGTAATGCTTTTTACCATAACGTAAAGTTTAATCTTGTCGCTATTTTTGGAATACCTTCGTTACTCACAGCCTATTGGGTTCGTGCATATATAATACCCTCACTACCCGATATTATTATAAAAACAGATTATGGAAATGTAACAAAATCATTATTATTAATGTTGATTTTTGCTATAGTTATGGTAACTGCAGCTATAAAAATGATCAGGTCTACATCATCAACCGTTGTAAACAACGACTTTAAAGTATCAAATATAAAACTGATTATAAGTGGTATAGGTGTGGGGTTATTAGCAGGCGCTGTTGGTGCAGGTGGTGGTTTTTTAATTATCCCCACATTAATTTTCATAGCAAAACTGCCTATTAAAAAGGCTGTAGGTACCTCTCTCTTTATAATAGCAATACAATCTTTGGCAGGCTTTGTAGGAGATATCAACGCTCAAATTATAGATTGGGCATTTTTAATTCCTTTTACATTAGCCTCAATTATTGGTATTTTTATTGGTATTTATGCCTCAAAGAAAATAGAGGGTCATAAATTAAAAACCGGCTTCGGATATTTTGTACTAGTTATGGGTGCTTACATCCTTATTAAAGAGCTTATAATTAAATAA
- a CDS encoding ribose-phosphate pyrophosphokinase: protein MSYHEPEAKIFACSQSVYLAEKIAQSYGVELGKITFSKYSDGEFQPSFEESIRGLRVFLVCSTFPNSDNLMELLLMIDAAKRASARHITAVIPYFGWARQDRKDKPRVPIGAKLVAKLLESAGATRIMTMDLHADQIQGFFEKPVDHLFASTIFLPHVKELGLENLTIASPDMGGSKRAYAYSKFLQSDVVICYKHRKAANVVEAMELIGEVKGRNVILVDDMIDTGGTLAKAADLMIEKGALSVRAICTHAILSGDAYEKIENSKLSELIVTDSIPLKKQSSKIRVITCADLFAEVMHKVHLNNSISGKFLM from the coding sequence ATGTCATACCACGAGCCGGAAGCGAAAATATTTGCATGTTCTCAAAGTGTGTACTTAGCCGAAAAAATAGCGCAAAGCTATGGAGTAGAGCTAGGTAAAATTACGTTCTCTAAATACAGTGACGGTGAATTTCAGCCTTCATTCGAAGAATCTATAAGAGGTTTAAGAGTCTTTCTTGTATGTTCAACATTTCCAAATTCTGATAATCTTATGGAGCTTCTATTAATGATAGACGCAGCCAAAAGAGCTTCGGCAAGACATATAACTGCCGTTATACCTTATTTTGGATGGGCTAGACAAGACAGAAAAGATAAACCAAGAGTTCCAATAGGAGCAAAATTGGTAGCTAAACTACTTGAGTCGGCAGGTGCAACAAGAATTATGACAATGGATTTGCATGCAGATCAAATACAGGGCTTCTTTGAAAAACCAGTAGATCACTTGTTTGCTTCGACCATATTCTTACCACACGTTAAAGAATTAGGTTTAGAAAACTTGACTATTGCCTCTCCAGACATGGGGGGCTCTAAAAGAGCTTATGCCTACTCTAAGTTTTTGCAAAGTGATGTTGTAATATGTTACAAACACCGCAAAGCAGCTAATGTAGTAGAAGCTATGGAGCTGATAGGTGAAGTAAAAGGACGCAATGTAATACTGGTAGATGATATGATAGATACTGGTGGAACACTTGCAAAAGCAGCCGATCTAATGATAGAAAAAGGCGCACTAAGCGTAAGAGCTATATGTACACATGCTATATTATCGGGTGATGCTTATGAGAAAATAGAGAATTCTAAATTGTCAGAACTTATTGTGACTGACAGTATACCGCTGAAAAAACAAAGCAGCAAAATACGCGTAATAACTTGCGCAGACCTGTTTGCCGAAGTGATGCACAAAGTGCACCTTAACAACTCGATAAGCGGGAAATTTTTAATGTAA
- a CDS encoding 50S ribosomal protein L25/general stress protein Ctc has protein sequence MKSITINGSERESVGKAATRTARNAGMVPCVLYGGDKPVHFTAEEKAFKNLVYTPEVHTVVIDLAGKTYNAILQDIQFHPVSDKILHMDFYQLYDDKEITMEVPVKVTGTSPGVLGGGVLRLNQRKLKVKALPANLPDFVVADISGLEMGNKLYVTKIEANDFKLLHPDNTVVAQVRISRAAMKAAQEAAKAEKAAGKKK, from the coding sequence ATGAAATCAATTACGATCAACGGATCTGAAAGAGAAAGCGTGGGTAAAGCGGCAACGCGTACCGCACGTAATGCTGGAATGGTTCCTTGCGTGTTATACGGAGGAGACAAGCCAGTACATTTTACTGCAGAAGAAAAGGCTTTTAAAAACCTTGTTTACACTCCAGAAGTACACACTGTAGTAATTGACCTTGCAGGAAAAACGTATAACGCTATCCTACAAGACATACAGTTTCATCCTGTAAGTGATAAAATCCTTCACATGGATTTTTACCAACTTTATGATGACAAGGAAATCACTATGGAAGTACCTGTTAAAGTTACAGGAACATCTCCTGGTGTACTTGGTGGTGGTGTATTACGCCTTAACCAACGTAAACTTAAAGTAAAAGCATTACCTGCTAACCTTCCTGACTTTGTTGTAGCCGACATTTCTGGACTTGAAATGGGTAACAAACTTTATGTAACTAAAATTGAAGCTAACGATTTCAAATTGCTACACCCAGATAACACTGTTGTTGCGCAAGTAAGAATTTCTCGTGCTGCTATGAAAGCTGCTCAAGAGGCTGCAAAAGCAGAAAAAGCTGCAGGAAAGAAAAAATAA
- the pth gene encoding aminoacyl-tRNA hydrolase, translated as MKWLTNLFTAKKEAKEPTDPMKKFLIAGLGNIGADYVNTRHNIGFKVLDKLAQQEGLDFATAKLGAVAEYKIKGRTLILLKPNTYMNLSGKAVKYWLEKENIPIENLLVVTDDLNIAFGSIRIKAKGSDGGHNGLKSIQQLLNTNQYPRFRFGISDEFKKGKQVDYVLGEWDEEEKTKLPERLETATEAIKSFALAGLANTMNSFNGK; from the coding sequence ATGAAATGGCTTACTAATCTTTTTACTGCTAAAAAAGAAGCAAAAGAACCTACAGACCCCATGAAGAAATTCCTTATCGCAGGACTTGGCAACATAGGTGCCGACTATGTAAACACGCGCCACAATATAGGCTTTAAAGTACTTGATAAACTAGCACAACAAGAAGGACTTGACTTTGCTACTGCAAAACTAGGTGCGGTAGCCGAATATAAAATAAAAGGACGCACACTTATATTATTAAAGCCAAATACCTATATGAATCTCAGCGGTAAGGCTGTAAAATACTGGTTAGAGAAAGAAAATATACCTATAGAAAATTTACTTGTAGTTACAGATGACCTAAACATCGCTTTTGGTAGTATTCGTATTAAAGCCAAAGGTAGCGACGGTGGACATAATGGACTAAAAAGCATACAACAGTTATTAAACACCAATCAATACCCGCGCTTTCGTTTTGGGATAAGCGATGAATTTAAAAAAGGAAAGCAGGTAGATTATGTACTTGGCGAATGGGATGAAGAAGAAAAAACAAAACTACCTGAAAGACTAGAAACAGCAACAGAGGCTATAAAATCTTTTGCATTGGCAGGACTTGCCAATACTATGAATAGTTTTAACGGAAAATAA